The following coding sequences lie in one Maribacter forsetii DSM 18668 genomic window:
- a CDS encoding DinB family protein, with product MENEEYEFWLSGPIQDVPDLLQPAAHALLQSERELKKYTQDFPKELLWAKAAGRASVGFHMNHITGVLDRMLTYAKGESLSEEQFQFLKAEGSFNLTTEVADLQEQFSTKVAEALAYFKTLPETSFTEKRTVGRKKLPSTVIGLLFHAAEHSQRHIGQLLVTVSVLQSKL from the coding sequence ATGGAAAATGAAGAATATGAATTTTGGTTAAGTGGACCTATTCAGGACGTGCCAGATTTGTTGCAACCAGCCGCACATGCTTTATTGCAATCTGAAAGAGAGCTTAAAAAGTATACTCAAGATTTCCCAAAAGAATTACTTTGGGCTAAAGCTGCAGGTAGAGCTTCTGTTGGTTTTCATATGAATCATATTACAGGTGTTTTGGACAGAATGTTAACGTATGCCAAAGGTGAATCGTTATCAGAGGAGCAGTTTCAATTTCTAAAAGCTGAGGGTTCTTTTAATCTAACTACTGAAGTAGCCGATTTGCAAGAGCAGTTTTCAACAAAGGTTGCGGAAGCTTTAGCATATTTTAAAACGTTACCAGAAACTTCATTTACCGAAAAAAGAACGGTGGGTAGAAAGAAATTACCATCTACCGTAATCGGTCTCTTGTTTCACGCTGCGGAGCATAGCCAAAGACATATTGGTCAGTTATTGGTAACCGTTAGCGTACTCCAATCAAAGCTTTGA
- a CDS encoding flavin monoamine oxidase family protein, which translates to MNTSVVIIGAGLSGLLTAYCLQKLGFDVKILEARDRIGGRIHTFQSGNTKVEMGATWFNQAHYHLVDIIEEFKVPYFEQFMTGTSYFQTFSNVPPQEIAVPNDSPSYRFKNGTIDLLNSIAAKLKPNTIFLSEEVSEVNVIDDNVEVKTNSRTLNADIVITTLPPAALIDQITFTPQLPNELVSLAEQTHTWMQDSIKVALTYKKPFWRAQGKSGTIFSNVGPLTEFYDQSNLENESYALVGFASGSCARFTKEQRIEKIEAQLKLVFGDDALNYISYHETAWYNEEFTKSHRQADNLFPHQNGGHAMYQVPLFDNKLFISGAETSKHHSGYMEGAIFAAESVVAKLKSLHLTQ; encoded by the coding sequence ATGAATACATCGGTAGTAATTATCGGCGCAGGATTATCGGGTTTGTTAACTGCGTATTGTTTACAAAAACTTGGCTTTGATGTCAAAATATTAGAGGCACGAGATAGAATAGGAGGTAGAATACATACCTTCCAATCTGGGAATACTAAAGTTGAAATGGGAGCTACTTGGTTTAATCAGGCTCATTACCATTTGGTAGATATTATAGAGGAATTTAAAGTTCCGTACTTCGAACAATTTATGACAGGTACATCTTATTTTCAAACATTTTCAAATGTGCCACCACAAGAAATAGCGGTTCCAAATGATAGTCCTAGTTACCGATTTAAAAACGGAACTATTGATTTACTCAATTCAATAGCTGCTAAACTTAAACCAAATACTATTTTTTTAAGTGAAGAGGTCAGTGAGGTAAATGTGATTGATGATAATGTTGAAGTGAAAACCAATTCTCGCACATTAAATGCAGATATTGTTATTACTACATTGCCACCGGCAGCGTTAATAGATCAAATAACATTTACGCCTCAATTACCAAATGAGTTGGTTTCATTGGCTGAACAAACTCATACGTGGATGCAAGATTCCATAAAAGTTGCCCTAACCTATAAAAAGCCGTTTTGGAGAGCGCAAGGTAAGTCGGGTACGATATTTAGTAATGTAGGACCTTTGACCGAATTCTACGATCAATCTAATCTAGAAAATGAATCGTACGCCTTAGTTGGTTTTGCTTCTGGTAGCTGTGCTCGTTTTACTAAAGAACAGCGAATTGAAAAAATCGAGGCACAATTGAAATTGGTATTTGGGGATGATGCGCTAAATTATATATCATATCATGAAACGGCTTGGTATAATGAAGAGTTTACCAAATCTCATAGACAAGCAGATAATTTGTTTCCGCATCAAAACGGAGGTCATGCAATGTATCAAGTACCCTTATTTGATAATAAATTGTTTATTTCTGGTGCAGAAACCTCAAAACATCACTCTGGTTACATGGAAGGCGCTATTTTTGCAGCTGAATCTGTTGTTGCAAAACTGAAAAGTTTGCACCTAACGCAGTAA
- a CDS encoding carboxymuconolactone decarboxylase family protein has translation MSNQIEEFNAYRSKMNDKLLADNNKVVKRIFNLDTNAFAAGALDVKTKELLGLVASTVLRCDDCVKYHLESSYNEGVSKEEVMETLSIATLVGGTIVIPHLRRAYEYWEELENQQG, from the coding sequence ATGTCAAACCAAATTGAAGAATTTAATGCCTACCGTTCTAAGATGAACGATAAGTTACTGGCAGATAACAATAAAGTTGTAAAACGTATATTTAATTTAGATACCAATGCATTTGCTGCAGGTGCTTTAGATGTGAAAACCAAAGAATTATTAGGTCTTGTTGCATCAACCGTATTGCGTTGCGACGATTGCGTAAAATACCATTTAGAAAGTTCTTACAATGAAGGCGTATCTAAAGAAGAGGTCATGGAAACTTTAAGTATTGCCACCTTAGTTGGCGGTACCATTGTAATTCCACATTTGAGAAGAGCTTATGAATATTGGGAAGAATTAGAAAACCAACAAGGTTAA
- a CDS encoding alkaline phosphatase D family protein produces MKTTKNTRRNFIQKTLMASGGLILAPNFISCSDDDDLQVEYDESQLTVQNFNYGVASFDPSSSGVIIWSRFNTANVEIIWEVSTQSDFNDILRTGKITTEDSRDNTLAIELTELDADQKLYYRFISTTDNSISVVGETITLPTDATQAKLAVCSCSNYQAGLFNVYDAMANSDADIIVHLGDYFYEYGAGGYGSTEENAFLNRFHEPAGEIISLDDYRTRYKQYRSDASLQLAHQKKPFICVWDDHEIANDTYKEGAENHDEATEGSFEVRKQNALQAYSEFLPFSRIAADDNSIIYRSVNIGNLVNLILMDTRLIGRDKQLNIGDYYTATGFDALAFQTALTDPNRSIVGVTQRDWIISELNSSSAKWQVLGQQVLMGKMNIPVELLTAFGTENFGAILTELVTIKLRLLNNDPSLSAEEIARVTTVIPYNLDAWDGYPIDREIIYSTLNGKKIVTFAGDTHNAWQNTLTSENGTEVGIELATSSISSPGFETYLGANSSPELIAGFQEALVALIDGLNYFDASRRGYMMTTFTTTDVTSEWIFVDTLLSESYSTEIGYSLSYS; encoded by the coding sequence ATGAAAACGACGAAAAATACAAGAAGAAATTTTATTCAAAAAACCTTAATGGCTTCCGGAGGATTAATTTTAGCTCCAAACTTTATAAGCTGTAGCGATGATGATGATCTACAAGTTGAATATGACGAATCGCAATTAACGGTACAAAACTTCAATTATGGCGTAGCCAGTTTTGACCCAAGTAGCTCCGGAGTTATTATATGGAGCCGTTTTAATACCGCAAATGTTGAAATTATCTGGGAAGTTTCTACGCAATCGGATTTCAATGATATATTAAGAACCGGAAAAATAACAACTGAAGATTCTAGGGACAACACTTTGGCCATTGAATTAACAGAGCTAGATGCAGACCAAAAACTATATTATAGATTTATTAGTACAACAGACAATTCAATTTCCGTTGTAGGTGAAACCATCACATTACCTACCGATGCCACTCAGGCTAAATTAGCAGTATGCTCTTGTTCAAATTACCAAGCAGGTCTTTTTAATGTGTATGATGCCATGGCAAATTCAGATGCAGATATCATTGTGCACTTAGGTGATTACTTCTACGAATATGGCGCCGGTGGATACGGTTCTACAGAAGAGAACGCTTTCTTAAACCGTTTTCATGAACCTGCGGGAGAAATTATTTCTCTAGATGATTATAGAACAAGATACAAGCAATATAGATCAGATGCTTCTTTACAATTAGCCCACCAAAAGAAACCGTTCATTTGTGTTTGGGACGATCATGAAATTGCCAATGACACCTATAAAGAAGGAGCAGAAAATCATGATGAAGCCACAGAAGGCAGTTTTGAAGTCAGAAAGCAAAATGCTTTACAAGCATATAGCGAGTTTTTACCTTTCTCTAGAATAGCTGCAGATGACAATAGCATTATTTACCGTTCTGTAAATATTGGCAACCTTGTTAATCTTATTTTAATGGACACCCGTCTAATAGGTAGGGATAAGCAATTAAATATTGGCGATTATTATACAGCAACAGGCTTTGATGCCCTAGCATTTCAAACTGCATTGACAGACCCAAACCGTTCTATAGTAGGAGTAACACAGAGAGATTGGATTATATCTGAACTAAATAGTAGTTCTGCCAAATGGCAGGTTTTAGGTCAGCAAGTACTCATGGGTAAAATGAACATACCGGTGGAGTTATTAACTGCATTTGGAACTGAAAATTTTGGTGCCATTCTAACAGAACTTGTGACCATCAAGTTAAGATTATTAAATAACGACCCTAGCTTAAGTGCAGAAGAAATTGCGAGAGTAACTACCGTTATACCTTATAATTTAGATGCTTGGGACGGCTACCCAATTGACAGGGAGATTATTTATAGCACATTAAACGGCAAAAAGATAGTAACTTTTGCTGGCGATACCCATAATGCTTGGCAAAATACGTTGACTTCAGAAAATGGAACGGAAGTAGGTATAGAATTGGCAACATCCTCAATTAGCTCACCCGGCTTTGAAACATATCTTGGTGCAAATTCTTCACCTGAATTAATTGCAGGTTTTCAAGAAGCTTTAGTAGCATTAATAGACGGATTAAATTATTTTGATGCATCAAGAAGAGGATATATGATGACAACATTTACAACTACAGATGTAACGTCTGAATGGATTTTTGTAGACACTTTATTATCAGAAAGCTATTCTACAGAAATAGGATATTCTTTAAGCTACTCCTAA
- a CDS encoding GyrI-like domain-containing protein: MANTYTTPKIVTLEEKILVGFSTEMSLKDNKTQELWKGFRQRSKEIANRSSDDFISLQEYPVDYFKAFSPANRFVKWACVEVENLEFIPEEMNSLILETGLFAVFNYKGTAQNAQAFFQLIYGEWIPNSDYILDDRPHFEVLGAKYKNNDPNSEEEVWIPIREK, from the coding sequence ATGGCAAATACATACACGACTCCAAAAATTGTTACTCTAGAAGAAAAAATATTAGTTGGATTTTCAACCGAAATGAGTTTAAAGGATAACAAAACTCAGGAACTTTGGAAAGGCTTTAGGCAGCGTAGTAAGGAGATTGCCAATAGGTCGTCTGATGATTTTATCTCTCTACAAGAATACCCGGTAGATTATTTTAAAGCATTTTCTCCTGCAAATAGATTTGTAAAATGGGCTTGTGTTGAGGTTGAAAATTTAGAGTTCATTCCAGAGGAAATGAATAGTTTAATTTTAGAAACTGGCTTGTTTGCGGTGTTCAATTACAAAGGAACTGCACAAAATGCGCAGGCTTTTTTCCAATTGATTTACGGAGAATGGATACCCAATTCTGATTATATCTTAGATGACCGTCCTCATTTTGAAGTGCTGGGAGCTAAATACAAAAACAATGATCCAAACTCAGAAGAAGAAGTTTGGATTCCGATAAGAGAAAAATGA
- the lptB gene encoding LPS export ABC transporter ATP-binding protein, whose amino-acid sequence MKLRADNIMKSYRGRRVVKGISLEVNQGEIVGLLGPNGAGKTTSFYMIVGLVKPNGGSIYLDDMEITKFPMYKRAQNGIGYLAQEASVFRKLSIEKNILSVLQLTKLSKKEQHMKMESLIEEFGLGHIRKSRGDLLSGGERRRTEIARALATDPKFILLDEPFAGVDPVAVEDIQRIVAQLKDKNIGILITDHNVQETLAITERSYLMFEGGILKSGEPEELAADEMVRKVYLGQNFELRKKKLDF is encoded by the coding sequence ATGAAGTTACGTGCCGACAATATAATGAAGTCCTACAGAGGTCGTAGGGTGGTTAAAGGAATTTCTCTTGAAGTTAATCAAGGTGAAATTGTAGGGTTACTTGGACCTAACGGTGCCGGTAAGACCACTTCCTTTTATATGATCGTTGGGCTTGTAAAACCCAATGGCGGCAGCATCTATTTAGATGATATGGAAATCACCAAATTTCCTATGTACAAGAGAGCACAAAATGGTATTGGGTACTTGGCACAAGAAGCATCTGTCTTTAGAAAGCTAAGTATTGAAAAGAATATTTTAAGCGTACTTCAATTGACAAAATTGAGCAAAAAAGAGCAACACATGAAAATGGAGTCGCTTATAGAGGAGTTCGGTTTAGGTCATATACGCAAAAGTCGTGGTGACTTATTATCAGGTGGTGAGCGAAGAAGAACAGAAATCGCTAGAGCTTTGGCTACGGATCCAAAATTTATTTTGCTAGATGAACCTTTCGCCGGGGTAGATCCCGTGGCCGTAGAGGATATTCAACGTATTGTAGCGCAGTTAAAAGACAAAAACATTGGTATACTTATCACAGACCACAACGTACAGGAAACGCTTGCTATTACAGAGCGTTCTTACCTAATGTTTGAGGGTGGTATTCTAAAATCAGGAGAACCAGAAGAATTAGCTGCCGATGAAATGGTACGTAAAGTTTATCTGGGTCAGAACTTTGAACTAAGAAAGAAGAAATTGGATTTTTAA
- a CDS encoding DUF4345 family protein, with protein MRIPKNLNLLLSGVVVIIAGVVYGGHPSYIMPELLGFEVVDLELKNMLRAVMGIYMGVGLFWILGSYKTKL; from the coding sequence ATGAGGATTCCAAAAAATCTTAATTTATTATTATCAGGGGTTGTTGTTATTATAGCCGGTGTGGTTTATGGAGGTCACCCATCATATATTATGCCCGAACTTTTGGGTTTTGAAGTGGTTGATTTGGAGCTAAAGAATATGCTACGTGCGGTAATGGGTATTTATATGGGTGTAGGGCTGTTTTGGATATTGGGGTCCTATAAAACGAAACTTTGA
- a CDS encoding MFS transporter, producing MKDPEKAPWYYLLLLILAGESVFILPFVLQRVFRPTVLKVFELDNVSLGLCFSVYGFVALISYLLGGPLADKFQPRKLIAIALWMTALGGLVFATFPDYLILQVLYGFWGFTTIFLFWSPMIKATRVWGGQSSQGKAFGFLDGGRGLVGALFGTLGVLVFSHFMSADLEVATLEESRFAFRYVILTSSAIVSIVGVLVWFFMRLPESLENEIVVERITVSQIKEVLRLPSVLLLMIIILCAYVGYKITDIFSLYAQDVMLYNEVESAEVGTFLLFARPVVGVFIGVIADRSRPTLFLLIGFVVALLGSLLFASGMVANVSYFVFLFSIMIVALGVYAIRSLYFAVMQSGRIPMALTGTAVGLISLIGYTPDIFAGPAMGYLLDASPGLEGHKHVFWMLALFSFIGAIAAFRYFQLYGKSGYEDSKKS from the coding sequence ATGAAAGACCCCGAAAAAGCGCCTTGGTATTATCTGTTGTTATTGATTTTAGCAGGGGAGAGCGTCTTTATTTTACCTTTTGTATTACAGCGTGTTTTTAGACCTACCGTTTTAAAAGTGTTTGAACTTGATAATGTTTCGTTGGGTTTGTGTTTTTCCGTGTATGGCTTTGTTGCATTGATTTCTTATTTATTAGGCGGACCTTTAGCCGATAAATTTCAGCCAAGAAAATTAATAGCCATTGCGCTTTGGATGACCGCTCTTGGCGGATTGGTCTTTGCTACATTCCCAGACTATTTAATCTTGCAAGTACTTTACGGCTTTTGGGGTTTTACTACAATTTTCTTGTTTTGGTCGCCTATGATAAAAGCTACCCGAGTGTGGGGAGGTCAAAGTTCACAAGGCAAAGCTTTTGGTTTTTTAGATGGCGGTAGGGGATTGGTAGGGGCACTATTTGGAACATTGGGAGTGCTTGTTTTTTCTCACTTTATGTCGGCAGATCTAGAAGTTGCCACTTTGGAAGAAAGTAGGTTTGCTTTTCGGTATGTAATATTGACCTCTTCGGCTATAGTATCTATTGTAGGTGTTCTGGTCTGGTTTTTTATGAGATTACCTGAAAGCCTTGAAAACGAGATTGTCGTAGAAAGAATCACCGTTTCTCAAATTAAAGAAGTACTGCGTTTACCTTCGGTTTTACTACTTATGATTATAATTTTATGTGCTTACGTAGGTTATAAAATCACCGATATTTTTTCGCTTTATGCGCAAGATGTAATGTTGTACAATGAGGTAGAATCTGCGGAAGTAGGTACCTTTTTATTATTCGCAAGACCGGTAGTAGGTGTTTTTATAGGTGTGATAGCAGACCGTTCTAGACCTACTCTATTTCTATTGATAGGTTTTGTTGTTGCACTGTTAGGTTCTTTGTTGTTCGCATCGGGTATGGTTGCCAATGTTTCATATTTCGTATTCTTGTTCTCTATCATGATTGTGGCATTAGGCGTGTATGCTATTCGTTCTTTATACTTTGCGGTAATGCAAAGCGGAAGAATTCCCATGGCACTAACCGGAACTGCGGTGGGGTTAATTTCGTTGATAGGGTATACTCCCGATATTTTTGCGGGTCCGGCAATGGGCTATTTATTAGATGCATCACCTGGCTTAGAAGGGCATAAGCATGTATTCTGGATGCTAGCCCTGTTTTCATTTATTGGAGCAATTGCGGCATTTAGATATTTTCAACTTTATGGCAAATCAGGATATGAGGATTCCAAAAAATCTTAA
- the tatC gene encoding twin-arginine translocase subunit TatC yields the protein MSSKTTTPPNEMSFLDHLEELRWHLIRSVLAVVIIGSVAFLMKGFIFDTIIFGPKNMNFPTYRFFCDIATWLNKVQSFTVIDSSFCADEFPFTIQSREMGGQFSAHIWTSIWAGVILGFPYILYEMWKFISPGLHANERKNSRGFILIASILFFIGVLFGYYIVAPLSINFLGSYVVSDSVLNEFDLDSYIGTLKISVLACGILFELPIIIFFLTKVGLVTPELMKKYRKIALVVVLILSAVITPPDVTSQIIVAIPVIVLYQISIFISAMVLRKERKKAEKEKKKNRNVKPN from the coding sequence ATGAGTTCCAAAACTACCACGCCACCGAATGAGATGTCATTTCTTGATCATTTAGAAGAACTAAGATGGCATTTAATAAGATCCGTATTGGCAGTTGTTATCATAGGAAGTGTTGCCTTTTTAATGAAAGGTTTCATTTTTGACACCATAATATTCGGACCAAAAAACATGAACTTCCCCACGTATCGCTTCTTTTGTGATATTGCTACGTGGTTGAATAAAGTGCAATCTTTTACGGTAATAGATTCCTCTTTCTGTGCCGATGAATTTCCATTTACCATTCAGAGTCGTGAAATGGGCGGCCAATTTTCTGCCCACATATGGACTTCTATTTGGGCAGGGGTTATTCTTGGATTTCCCTACATTTTATATGAAATGTGGAAATTTATTAGTCCGGGGCTACATGCCAATGAGCGCAAGAACTCCCGCGGTTTTATATTAATTGCCTCTATCTTATTTTTTATAGGAGTTTTATTTGGATACTACATTGTAGCGCCACTTTCAATTAACTTCTTAGGGTCTTATGTTGTTAGTGACTCCGTTTTAAACGAGTTCGATTTGGACTCTTATATTGGGACATTAAAAATATCCGTACTTGCTTGTGGTATATTATTTGAACTACCGATTATCATTTTCTTTTTAACTAAAGTAGGTTTAGTTACACCTGAATTGATGAAGAAGTACAGAAAAATAGCCTTAGTAGTTGTTTTGATACTTTCTGCTGTAATTACACCACCAGACGTTACAAGTCAGATTATAGTTGCCATACCGGTAATTGTACTATACCAGATAAGTATTTTTATATCTGCGATGGTATTGAGAAAAGAAAGAAAAAAAGCTGAAAAAGAAAAAAAGAAAAATAGAAATGTCAAACCAAATTGA
- a CDS encoding tRNA dihydrouridine synthase has product MSVTLLSSPLQGFTDFRFRNAIHKYFGGIDTFYAPYIRLNGKMVIKNSYQKDLQPENNTTLEVIPQVMTGDADEFLFVVKYIQSLGYKELNWNLGCPYPMVTKQGMGSGLICNPEKIDHILKRTHEETDVVVSMKMRMGYENAEEILDVFPILDTYPLKNIAIHARIGKQLYKGGVDLNAFQKCVDSTKHTLYYNGDITTVAKFQEMKERFPTIENFMMGRGLIADPFLPSMIKNNTTEYPKDRWKIFSEFHDTIYQQYDEALSGPTPIKMKMRGFWEYFALSTSNPHKAFKKIKKANNPRAYQQAVREILNNE; this is encoded by the coding sequence ATGTCAGTTACCTTATTATCATCCCCATTACAGGGCTTTACCGATTTTAGATTCCGAAATGCTATCCATAAATATTTTGGAGGTATCGATACCTTCTATGCACCATACATTCGCTTAAACGGTAAAATGGTGATTAAGAATTCGTATCAGAAAGATTTACAGCCAGAGAATAATACCACCTTAGAAGTAATACCACAGGTAATGACCGGTGATGCCGATGAATTCCTGTTTGTGGTAAAATATATTCAGAGTTTAGGCTACAAGGAATTGAACTGGAATTTAGGTTGCCCTTACCCCATGGTAACCAAACAAGGTATGGGGAGCGGACTCATTTGTAATCCAGAGAAAATAGACCATATTTTAAAACGTACGCACGAAGAAACCGATGTGGTGGTTTCTATGAAAATGAGAATGGGGTATGAAAATGCAGAAGAGATTCTAGATGTTTTTCCTATTCTAGATACCTACCCGTTAAAGAATATTGCTATTCACGCACGTATTGGAAAGCAATTGTATAAGGGCGGAGTAGACCTTAATGCTTTTCAGAAGTGTGTTGATAGCACTAAACATACATTATACTATAACGGCGATATTACTACAGTAGCGAAGTTTCAGGAAATGAAAGAGCGCTTCCCCACAATTGAAAACTTTATGATGGGAAGAGGTTTAATTGCCGACCCATTTCTGCCAAGTATGATTAAAAACAATACGACGGAATATCCAAAAGACCGCTGGAAGATTTTTTCCGAATTTCACGACACCATCTATCAGCAGTATGATGAAGCATTATCAGGACCAACACCTATAAAAATGAAAATGCGGGGTTTCTGGGAATACTTTGCACTTTCAACTTCTAATCCGCATAAGGCATTCAAAAAGATAAAAAAGGCTAATAATCCAAGAGCATATCAGCAGGCCGTGCGTGAGATATTGAATAATGAATGA
- a CDS encoding B12-binding domain-containing radical SAM protein, translating to MKDLLLITPPFTQLNTPYPATAYIKGFLNTKSISSFQSDLGIEVILELFNKDTFQQLFDMAFSSDAMVTENCQRIYALRNDYLKTLDAVILFLQGKNDTLARQLCTDNFLPQASRFEQLDDLEWAFGNMGMQDKAKHLATLYLEDLSDFIVECIDPNFGFSRYAERLGRSANSFDELHNHLNEEPTFIDELTLKILKEQLEEVQPKLVCFSVPFPGNLYSAFRCAQFIKSNYPDVKIAMGGGFPNTELRSLTDVRVFEFFDFITLDDGELPLELVHQYVVNEEGELKRAFVLEDGKVVYKNDSLRQDYKQQDVGTPDYADLQLNNYISVIEIANPMHSLWSDGRWNKLTMAHGCYWGKCTFCDISLDYIKIYEPVAACLLVDRVETLVEQTGESGFHFVDEAAPPSLMKAFALEVLKRNLTITWWTNIRFEKNFTQDLCYLLKASGCIAVSGGLEVASDRLLKLIDKGVTVEQVAQVTRNFTEANIMVHSYLMYGYPTQTIQETVDSLEMVRQLFELGIIQSGFWHQFALTAHSPVGLHPEEYGVMPDLKTISFANNDIDFKDKTGVDHSKFSFGLKKSLFNFMHGIGFDMSLQEWFDFKIPPSTITADYIYNCLQQEMVLTTKSTAKIAWIGPMPITAERVKKKKGMTWQKLEFSFHTNTDLYEITVDRDKGEWLLSTLEKVKPENKPVSYGQLKKDYESQLEDFELFWYSKQVTGLRDHGLLVL from the coding sequence GTGAAAGACCTTCTTTTAATAACACCACCTTTTACCCAATTAAATACTCCTTATCCGGCAACGGCTTATATTAAAGGTTTTTTGAATACAAAGAGTATTTCTTCTTTTCAGTCCGATTTAGGGATTGAGGTGATTCTAGAACTCTTTAATAAAGATACATTTCAGCAACTTTTTGACATGGCTTTTTCTTCGGATGCCATGGTGACTGAAAATTGTCAAAGAATTTATGCGCTTCGTAATGATTACTTGAAAACCTTAGATGCTGTCATTCTCTTTTTGCAAGGAAAAAATGACACCTTGGCTAGGCAATTATGTACCGATAATTTTTTGCCACAAGCTTCTCGTTTTGAACAGTTAGATGATTTAGAATGGGCTTTTGGTAATATGGGTATGCAAGATAAAGCCAAACATTTGGCAACCTTATATCTTGAAGATCTTTCAGATTTTATAGTAGAATGTATAGACCCCAATTTCGGATTCAGTAGGTATGCAGAACGATTAGGGCGCAGTGCCAATTCATTCGATGAGCTTCATAATCATCTTAACGAAGAACCTACTTTTATTGATGAGTTAACGCTAAAGATTTTAAAAGAACAGTTAGAAGAAGTACAACCAAAATTGGTATGCTTTTCGGTTCCTTTTCCGGGTAATTTATATAGTGCTTTTCGTTGTGCCCAATTTATAAAATCAAATTATCCTGATGTAAAAATTGCCATGGGTGGCGGATTCCCAAATACAGAACTACGCAGCCTTACCGATGTTCGTGTATTTGAATTCTTCGATTTTATAACCTTAGACGATGGTGAGCTTCCTTTAGAATTGGTACATCAATATGTGGTCAATGAGGAAGGGGAGTTAAAGCGTGCTTTTGTATTAGAGGATGGTAAAGTGGTTTATAAAAACGATAGTTTAAGGCAAGATTACAAACAACAAGATGTTGGTACACCAGATTATGCCGATCTGCAATTAAACAATTACATTTCCGTCATTGAAATTGCCAACCCCATGCACAGTTTGTGGAGCGATGGTCGTTGGAACAAACTTACAATGGCTCATGGTTGCTATTGGGGTAAATGTACTTTCTGCGATATCTCTTTAGATTATATAAAAATATATGAACCTGTAGCGGCTTGTTTGTTGGTTGACCGTGTAGAAACATTAGTGGAACAAACCGGGGAATCCGGATTTCATTTTGTAGATGAAGCGGCACCACCTTCTTTAATGAAAGCTTTTGCTTTAGAGGTTTTAAAAAGAAATTTGACTATTACCTGGTGGACGAATATCAGGTTTGAGAAAAACTTTACCCAAGACCTTTGTTATCTCTTGAAAGCATCGGGTTGTATTGCGGTTTCTGGTGGATTGGAAGTGGCATCTGACCGATTGTTAAAACTCATAGATAAAGGTGTAACGGTTGAGCAAGTGGCGCAAGTAACACGCAATTTTACCGAAGCCAACATTATGGTGCATTCCTATTTAATGTACGGCTACCCAACACAAACCATTCAAGAAACAGTTGATAGTTTAGAAATGGTGCGCCAGTTGTTTGAATTGGGTATTATTCAATCTGGTTTTTGGCATCAATTTGCATTAACGGCTCATAGTCCCGTTGGTTTACATCCGGAAGAATACGGAGTTATGCCAGATTTAAAAACCATCAGCTTTGCGAACAACGATATTGACTTTAAAGATAAAACGGGGGTTGACCACAGTAAGTTCAGTTTCGGATTAAAAAAATCGCTTTTCAATTTTATGCACGGTATCGGTTTTGATATGAGTTTGCAAGAATGGTTCGATTTTAAGATTCCACCTTCTACCATAACCGCAGATTACATTTACAATTGCCTGCAACAAGAAATGGTGTTAACTACAAAATCAACCGCTAAAATAGCATGGATAGGTCCAATGCCTATTACTGCCGAACGTGTAAAGAAGAAAAAAGGCATGACCTGGCAGAAATTAGAATTCAGTTTTCATACCAATACTGATTTGTATGAGATAACCGTAGATAGGGATAAAGGAGAATGGTTGTTGTCTACGTTAGAAAAAGTGAAGCCTGAAAATAAACCTGTAAGTTACGGTCAGTTGAAAAAAGATTACGAATCTCAATTAGAAGACTTTGAGCTGTTTTGGTATTCTAAGCAAGTAACAGGTTTACGTGATCATGGACTATTGGTATTATAA